The proteins below are encoded in one region of Nitrospira sp.:
- a CDS encoding AI-2E family transporter — translation MLTGSTHGPTPSREHNSLGRTDSSAEGTARLMDSQGIAPAAEGPPAPQTLDAGVRQTRLALLLALAYLLFATFSPFFSPLIWSAALSYGLYPLYGRLVRATGQRRSLSAVIMSLGVTIGLILPLAYMSILIGKEVARTYIAVVALVEQGPGLLEQWRGHPWISAVIEQILEFQRVTGTDLRTILVENLAELGRALVEQLTHVARNILSGLTEFGIILLCTFYFFRDGETMAEWITLLLPFVDARKRLLIKRFDEVVKAAVLGNTAVAALEGIVGGIAFALVGLPTPLLWGAAMAVLAYLPLVGAAMVWGPVALYLFFQGRYGAAMVLVVAGMLIALIDYVVRTIVVGEASKLHTLLAFFAMLGGIQFFGLVGIVAGPLVVAIGVALLESYRAERIELVVAPKDL, via the coding sequence GTGCTTACCGGGAGCACCCACGGGCCTACACCGAGCCGTGAGCATAACTCACTCGGCAGGACCGATTCGAGCGCAGAGGGGACCGCGCGATTGATGGACAGCCAAGGAATCGCACCGGCTGCCGAGGGACCACCTGCACCACAGACGCTCGACGCCGGCGTCCGGCAAACCCGGTTGGCGCTCCTGCTGGCATTAGCGTATCTGCTCTTCGCCACCTTCTCTCCCTTTTTCTCCCCCCTCATCTGGTCGGCCGCCCTGTCGTACGGCCTGTATCCGCTCTACGGCCGCCTCGTCCGGGCAACAGGACAACGCCGGTCACTGAGTGCGGTGATCATGAGTCTCGGAGTGACCATCGGGCTCATTCTTCCACTGGCCTACATGTCGATCTTGATCGGGAAAGAAGTCGCGAGAACCTATATCGCCGTCGTCGCCCTGGTGGAGCAAGGCCCGGGGCTCCTCGAGCAATGGCGCGGGCATCCATGGATCTCCGCGGTGATCGAGCAGATCCTGGAGTTCCAGCGCGTCACAGGCACGGACCTGCGAACCATCCTTGTGGAGAACCTTGCGGAGTTGGGCCGCGCGCTCGTGGAACAACTCACGCACGTCGCCCGCAACATTCTTTCAGGACTGACCGAATTTGGGATCATTCTCCTGTGCACGTTCTACTTTTTTCGCGACGGAGAAACCATGGCAGAGTGGATCACGCTGCTGCTTCCCTTCGTCGACGCGCGCAAACGGCTGTTGATTAAACGGTTCGACGAGGTGGTGAAAGCCGCGGTGCTGGGCAATACGGCGGTGGCGGCGTTGGAGGGGATCGTTGGGGGCATCGCGTTCGCCCTCGTTGGCCTTCCGACGCCGCTTCTGTGGGGCGCGGCGATGGCGGTGTTGGCCTACCTTCCCCTTGTCGGAGCCGCGATGGTCTGGGGACCCGTTGCGCTGTATCTGTTCTTCCAGGGTCGATACGGTGCCGCGATGGTCCTCGTCGTCGCCGGCATGCTCATTGCCCTCATCGACTACGTCGTCCGCACCATCGTCGTGGGCGAAGCCTCGAAGCTGCACACATTGCTCGCCTTTTTCGCCATGCTGGGTGGAATCCAATTTTTCGGCCTCGTCGGAATCGTTGCCGGTCCACTGGTTGTGGCCATCGGCGTCGCGTTGCTGGAAAGCTATCGCGCTGAACGGATCGAACTCGTGGTCGCTCCGAAAGACCTGTGA